CGTCCAGTGGGAGGCCGTCGAGCTCTTTCTCCGTCGGCGATCACGTTCTGGCGCGCCTTGCGCGGGCGTACACTAGCCGCGGAGGCTTCGGACGGCAACACTTTTCCGACGCGTGCGCGCGCTCCGTTCGGGCATCGAAGGTGCTGATAAGACGCAGCTTGGGAGTGGGTCGCCCAGCGCTCCTGCGGGGTGCGTTTCGGGGCGCGGGGGATCTACGGCTTCGGGAGCCAGACGTGCAGGCCACGGTGATATGCCTCGTCGGTGCCGAGCTCGTCGGTGCGGTAGCTGCCGCGCAGGTTGCCCGCTGCGTCGATGAGGTAGAGCCGGGCCTGGTGCGCCAGCGCCTCGAGCTCGGAGACGGTGGTTCCCTTCGGCACGGCGAAACCGCTGGCGCGGGCGAGCGCCTCGAGGAGCGGCTTCAGCGCCTCGGGCGGCCCCGAGAGGAGCCGGAGCCGCGGCGAGACGAGCTTGCGCTGCGCCAGGTAGGCGCTCGCCCCGCGGCGCGCCTCGGCCGGCGGATCGACGGCTACCGCCACGAGCTGCACGGGGATCTTCATGTAGTCGTAGCGGCGAATGAGCGTCTTGAGCGCGCGGGCCACGGGGACGCAATGCACGGCGCAGGACATGCGCACGAGGGCGAGGTGATAGACCTGGCCGGCGAGTTCGGCCGACCCCGAGGGGCGTCCGGCGGTGTCCTCGAGCCGGTACGCGGGGAGCTTGGCCACCACGGGGGGCGGCGCGGGGACCCGCCGCAGGCACGGACGCAGCGCGGTCATGGCCGCCATCCCCCCGATGGCAGCCCAGACGTAGGGGTTGCGCCAGATGGG
The Deltaproteobacteria bacterium genome window above contains:
- a CDS encoding SCO family protein, which translates into the protein MSHDPVAGGAPSSAPSSDDGAHPAAEPRRPIWRNPYVWAAIGGMAAMTALRPCLRRVPAPPPVVAKLPAYRLEDTAGRPSGSAELAGQVYHLALVRMSCAVHCVPVARALKTLIRRYDYMKIPVQLVAVAVDPPAEARRGASAYLAQRKLVSPRLRLLSGPPEALKPLLEALARASGFAVPKGTTVSELEALAHQARLYLIDAAGNLRGSYRTDELGTDEAYHRGLHVWLPKP